The DNA segment GCCCAGCGAGACGTGCATCAGCAACTGGCCCGCGCCGAGCACGAGCAGGATGCCGGGAAGGCCCCTCGTGCGATCGGCCGTCGCGGTGGAGACCCAGCCGATCAGAGCCGTGAGCAGGACGGCCGTTGGAAGGTGCGGCACCATGCCGTCGGCTACGGAGTGCGCCGTGATGGCGAGCCCCGCGGAACTACCGGCGAGCAGGCAGCCACGAGCGAAGCCGATGCCGCTCCGCGCGCTCCGTGTTCGGCCAGCCCTTCCGCTCACCCGCTCAGGGTATGCGGCGACGACGGAGCGGAGTTCGAGACCTGGTCGGCCGTCACATTTTCGTTGTCGAAAGATCGCAACATTCCGGGGGTTGTTGGTTGCTCATTTCCTGGGGATGCGCAACGGTGGTTTCACGTCATCGGGGTCCGAGTCCGCGCCATATCTCTGGGTGGCGCGAAGCCAAGGGCCTATGGTGCTAGCCCGAACGGATTAAAACGCTCTGGAAGGGAGGTCGCGTCCACCAGGGCGCGAAGGTATGGCTGAATCTGAGGATCCGACGTCGCACGATGCGCAGGTCGAGGGTTCCGGTGCCACGAGGGGCGAGGCCGACTCCGACGCCGTCAGCGCACCTGAGGAGCACGTACCCCTCGCCACCGCCGCTGACCAGCCAGCGGAGACCGATCGCACGGTCTTCGGCATCGCGGCGGCGATCGCGCTCGGCATCGTCGCCTGGGGCGTGATCTCCCCGAGCAGCCTCGCCAATATCGCCGACACGTTGCTGAACAAGGCGGTCATCCCGTACGGCGGTTGGGCATTCGTTCTCACCGCCAGTGCTTTTGTCGTTTTCGCCATTTGTGTCGCGATCAGTCGTTACGGGCGAATTCGACTCGGGCACGACGAGGAAAAGCCCGAATTCCGAACCGTGTCATGGATTGCCATGATGTTCAGCGCCGGTATGGGTATCGGACTCATGTTCTTCGGCGTTTACGAACCGGTCGCCCACCTCGCCGAGCCGCCGCCAGGCGGGCCACAGCCCTACTCGGACGAGGCCGTGCACACGGCGATGGCGACCACCCTGTTCCACTGGACCGTTCACCCGTGGGCGATCTACGCGGTGGTCGGGCTCGCCATCGCGTACAGCACCTTCCGCAAGGGGCGAAGGCAGCTCATCAGTGCCGTGTGCGCGCCCCTGATCGGCAAGCGGCGCAGTGAGGGGCCGCTCGGCAAGGCCATCGACGTCATGGCCATCTTCGCGACGCTGTTCGGCTCCGCTGCCTCGCTCGGCCTCGGTGCGTTGCAGGTCGGCGGTGGGCTGGCATCGGTCGGCTGGATCGAGAATCTCGGTACCGGGTTACTCGTCGCGATCATCGCCGTACTGACCGTGGCCTTCATCGCCTCGGCCGTGTCCGGTGTCGCGAAGGGCATCCAGTGGCTTTCGAACATCAACATGGTGCTCGCCGCGGTGCTCGCGGTGTTCGTGCTGGTGGTCGGCCCCACCGTGCTGATTCTGAACCTTGTTCCCAACGCGATCGGCGACTACTTCCGCGAGTTCGCCCAGATGTCAGGCCGCTCCGGCGTCACGGGTGGCGACGAGATGCAGACCTGGCTCGGCAAGTGGACGGTCTTCTACTGGGCGTGGTGGATCTCGTGGACCCCCTTCGTCGGCATGTTCGTCGCGCGGATCTCGCGTGGCCGCTCGATCCGGGAATTCATCGGCGGCGTCATCGCGGTACCCAGCGTGGTCAGCCTCGTCTGGTTCGCCATCTTCGGCGGTGCCGCGATCGACCGGCAGCGGGCGGGCGTCGACATCGCGGGGTCCGGAAGTGAAGAAGAAGCGACCTTCCGGCTGCTGGAGACTTTGCCCTGGTTTGTACCCATCGCCGTAATCGTGATGATTCTGGTATCGATCTTCTTCGTATCGGGAGCGGATGCGGCATCAGTGGTGATGGGAACGCTTTCGCAGCGCGGATCCGTGGAGCCGAAACGCAACGTCGTGATCTTCTGGGGCGTTGTGATGGGTGCCATTGCGGCCGTGATGTTGCTCGTAGGGGGAGACAATGCGCTGGCTGGGTTGCAGAATCTGACGATCCTTGTCGCGGTGCCATTCGTGATTGTGATGATCGCGCTGTGTATTTCAGTGTGGCGTGATCTGCGCCGCGACCCGCTCGTCATCAGAGAGGACGAAATGATGCGATCGCTACAGGAGATCCATGCTGAGCGAAGTGACAAACAGAAGACCCGTCGGCGTCCGTTCCGGGGCCGTCGGCCGTGAATCTGTTCGACTACATAGCCGATCGCTGGGATCGGCTCGCTCTCCAGTCATGGCTTCACGTCAGTGAGGTCGTGCAGTCGACGATCATCGCGGCGATCATCGGCGTGCTGATCGGGATCGCGGTGTACCGCAGCCCCGTCGGCTCGGCGGTGGCCACCGCACTCGCCAGTTCAATTCTGACGATCCCCTCGTTCGCACTGCTCGGCCTGCTCATCCCCGTTTTCGGCCTCGGACCGACACCTACGGTGATCGCACTTGTGCTGTACGCGTTGTTGCCGATCACACGCAACACGATCGTCGGGCTCGCCGGAGTCGATCCGGCGATCACCGACGCCGCCAAGGGCATCGGCATGGGTCGCGTCGGTGTGCTCACCAGGGTCGAACTCAGGCTGGCGTGGCCTGCGATCCTCGCGGGGATGCGGGTCGCGACCCAGATGCTCATGGGCATCGCGGTCATCGCCGCCTACGCGAAGGGCCCAGGGCTCGGCAGCGAGGTGTTCTCGGGACTGACGAGAGCCGGTAGCGCGAACGCGACCAACCAGGCTCTCACCGGAACACTCGGTGTCGTGATCCTCGCCCTGATCTTGGAGGGCATCTACTTCCTCATCGCTCGTTTCACAGTCTCAAGGGGTATCCGTGCCTGAAAACGTCAGTGGCGTCGAGATCCAGTTGGACCACGTCAGCAAGCGCTATCCGGGCACGAAGGAGCCCGCCGTCAGGGACGTCACCATGACGATCCCCGCCGGCAAGATCGTGATCCTCGTCGGGCCATCCGGCAGCGGGAAGACCACGACCATGCGGATGATCAACCGGTTGATCGAGCCGACGTCGGGCACGATCACCATCGGCGGTGAGGACGCGCTCAGCCTCAACCCGGACACGCTGCGCCGCAAGGTCGGTTACGCCATCCAGCAGGCCGGGCTGTTCCCGCACTTCACGGTCGCGCAGAACATCGCGGTCGTACCCGGCCTGCTCGGCTGGGACAAGAAGAAGATCAACGACCGGGTTCACGAGATGATGGAGCTCGTCGGACTCGATCCCGACGAGTACAGCAGCCGCTATCCCCGCCAGCTTTCCGGCGGGCAACAGCAGCGTGTCGGCGTCGCGAGGGCACTGGCGGCCGACCCGCCCGTGCTGTTGATGGACGAACCGTTCGGCGCCGTCGACCCGATCACAAGGGGCAATCTGCAAGACGAGCTGCTGCGGCTGCAAACGGAGTTGCGCAAGACGATCGTCTTCGTCACGCACGACTTCGACGAGGCGGTGAAGCTCGGTGACCTGATCGCCGTTCTCGGCGACCAGTCGACCATCCTCCAGTACGACACGCCGGAGGCGATCCTCGCCAACCCCGCCAACGACACGGTCGCCGGATTCGTCGGTGCGGGCGCCTCGCTCAAGCAGCTCACGCTGCTGAGGGTTCGCGACGTCGCCTACAACGACACCGCGCTCACCGCCGTCAGTTCGAGCGAATCGCCATCCACTCTGCGCAAGCGGATGTCGGACGAGGGCAAGACCTACGCGCTGGTACTCGACAGCCGCAACCGGCCGCTGCGCTGGGTACACGTGCGGGACCTGTCGACCGCGAGTTCCTTGAGCACGGCTGGAAGGCCGGTCGGCGACTCGGTCAGCACCCAGTCGACGTTGCAGGACGCGCTTGAGGCGATCCTCGCCGAAGGCGGCAACGCCGTCGTGACGGGGTCGCGTGGCGAATACGTCGGCACGATCGACATCAAGACGGTCACCGACGTCATCCAGCAGCTGCGCGAAGGGCACGAATCCGGCAACGGTTCGGAGCGCGAACCGGGGAGCGCGGTCTCGTGAGCAGTACGACGGCGATCAAGGGCTTCTCAACGGAGTCGGGCTCCCGCCGCGCCGACAGGGTCAGGTTGCTCGCGCAGCCGATCGCTGTGGTCGTCATCGTCGGCGCGGTGCTGGTGTGGGCCTTCACCCGCGACAACGACGAGATCGAGGCCCAGTCCATCCAGGCGAGCGTGCTGTTACAGAAGACGTGGGAGCACGTGCTGATCACGCTGGTCGTCGCGGCCATCGTGATGCTGGTGGCAGTTCCGCTCGGCATGATGCTGACGCGGTCGTGGGCGAAGCCGGTGGCGCCGGTGTTCATCGCGATCGCCAACATCGGCCAGGCCGCACCCGCGCTCGGTGTGATCGTGTTGTTCTTCCTGTGGACGGAGTGGGAGGGCCTGTGGTGCGCCGCGCTGCCGATCGCCTTCTACTCGCTGCTTCCGGTGCTGCGCAACACCATCACCGGTATCCAGCAGGTCGATCCCGCGCTCGTCGACGCGGGGAGGGGAATCGGCATGTCCGGATCAGCCGTGCTGCTCCGCATCGAGGTGCCGCTCGCCATCCCGTTGATCCTGGCCGGTCTTCGCACGTCCCTCGTGCTCGCCGTCGGTACCGCCACCCTGGCGTTCTTCGTCAACGGTGGTGGGCTCGGTGAGCTGGTCGACACGGGTTACAAGCTCAACCGTGTTCCTGTCCTCGTTGTCGGTGCCGTGCTGGCTGTGGGCCTTGCCCTGCTGATCGACTGGCTCGGTGCGCTGCTTGAGGAGTACCTGGGACCGAAGGGACTGTCATGAGGCGCAGAAAGATAGGGGCGATCGTCGGTGCGGCGCTCATGGCTTCGGTGTCGGCCTGTGGACTCGACGTCAACGCCGCGGTGCCTTTCGACGTCGAGCCCGGCTCCATTCAGCCGATTCCGGAGCTGGAGGGAGTCGACGTGACGGTCGGTTCCAAGGACTTCACCGAGCAGATCGTTCTCGGCTACATCGCGGAACTCGCCATCGAGGCGGCAGGCGCGAACGCCATCGACCTGACGAACATCAACGGTTCCAACAGCGCGCGGTACGCGTTGATCGACGGTCAGATCGATCTGCAATGGGAGTACACGGGAACGGGCTGGCTGTCCTATCTGGGACACGACAAGCCGATTCCGGAGGAGATGGCCCAGTACGAGGCTGTTCGCAAGGAGGATCTCGAACTCAACGGTGTCGCGTGGTTGCCGTACTCGGAGGTCAACAACACCTACGCGTTCGCGACAACGGAGGCGTTCGCGCAGAAGCACGACCTGAAGACGACCTCGGACATGACGGAGTTCCTGAAGCAGAACCCCAACGAGGCGGTTTTCTGTGTGGAGACCGAGTTCGCGAGCAGGCCGGACGGCATGCCTGGCGTGCAGAAGACCTACGGATTCCCTGTGACGACGACGAAGACGTTCGGCACTGGCGCCATCTACGCCGCGACCGCCAGCGGTACCTGCAACTTCGGTGAGGTCTTCACGACCGACGGCAGGATCGCCGGGCTCAACCTGCGGGTGCTTGAGGACGACAAGAAGTTCTTCCCGCAGTACAACGCATCGGTGACCATGCGGGCGGACTTCCTCGAACAGCATCCGCAACTCGCCGAGGTGATGGCTCCGATCACCGAGGCACTCGACAACGACGAGATCATCGAGATGAACAAGGAGGTCGACGTCGACGGGCGCGACCCTGCGCACGTGGCGAGGGACTGGATGGTCGAGAAGGGATTCATCTCCTAGCCAGAGTCGTCGTCGGCCTGAGATCATGCGGGTATGTCTGCTGTGTGGGACCGCCGTGGTGTCGTTGCCCTGCTGCTGCGACGTGGTCGCCTCGGCTCTCCGCCGAGGACGGGGTGTTGCTGACTCCCCGTACCCCGCGACAGTGAGGACATACCCGCATGACTCTCGACCTGTCCGCTGACCGCACCCTGCGCGAATCCAGGGTGCCGTCCGGCGGGATCCTCGAAGGCCCCCGTGTGCTCGACCGCCTGCCGGAGGGGGTCGAATCCGCGCCTTACGAGTTGTTCGAACTCCGGCCGCTCGGCAGGATCATCGGCGCGGAGATCGGCGGCGTTCACCTCGGTGACCCGCTGACTCCAGCGCTGCGTGCCGAACTCGACAGGGCACTGCTCGAATGGAAGGTGCTGTTCTTCCGCGACCAGGACATCACCCCCGAACAGCAACGAGCCTTCGCCTCGGAGTGGGGCGAGCTGGAAACCAACCCGTTCATCCCCACCGGCGACACCGCCGAGGTCACCAGGTTCACGAGGGATTCGGGGATGCCCGCCTTCGAGAACATCTGGCACACCGATGTGACCTTCCGGCCGAATCCTGCTCTCGGTTCGGTGTTGCGGCTGGTCACGGTTCCGCCGGTCGGCGGGGACACGATGTGGGCGGACATGGCCGCCGCTTACGACAACCTGAGCGACGACGTGAAGTCCCGCATCGAGGGGCGCCTCGCGGTACACGACTACATCCCCGGGTTCGACAGGTTCGCCGATCGTGCGCTGCTTGCTTCGTGGCAGGACCGGTTCCCACCCGTCGAGCACCCCGTCGTGCGGAGGCATCCGGAGACCGGAAGGCGGACCCTCTTCGTCAACCAGGCGTTCACGACGCACATCGTCGGCATGGACCGGGCCGAAAGCGACGAGTTGCTGCACCTGCTGTTCACGCAGGCGCACGTCCCCGAGTACCAGGTTCGGTTCAGGTGGACGCGGAACGCGGTGGCGTTCTGGGACAACAGGGCGACCCAGCACTACGCGGTGAACGACTACGCGCCACACGTGCGCGTCGCCGAGCGCGTCGCCATCGCGGGCGACCGGCCGAGGTAGTCAGATGCCGAGGCGGTGCAGCAGCTGACCTTCGATGTGTTCGAGTTCGGCTGCCACCGCCTTGTGCGCCGCCTTGCGGCGAGTACCCGGCATGCGCTCGGCTGCCCTCACCGAAGCGGAAAGCTGTTCGAGGGTGCCCTGGCCGCGCTCGACGAAGCGAAGGTCGTCGTCGGTGACCTTCGGCGAGCGGCGTAGCTCGGCGAGCCCGTTGCTGGCTCCCGCGATGCGAGCGAGCAGCGTGCCTCCCTTGCCGGTGTACTCGCTCAGCTGCTCGATGTTGACGCCGAGTTTGCGGGCTTGGTACCGGTCGTATGCCTCCCGCGCGACGCCCGCCGCTCTGACCGCGAGCGGGGCGAGGACCGGTACGGCGGCCGGGACGACCACCTTGGCAACACGGATGGCGTTGCGTGCCTTCTTCGGCGTCAGCCCAGCCTCGTGTTCTGCCTCTGCGGCCTTGTCCGCTTTGCGCGCCATCGCCCTGCTCACCTCCGCGTGTCGGTTGTGTTGAACTTACTTGCCGCCCGCCGGGCGGGCACGTCGGCTCGGTGTCGGTGGTCTCTCATAAAGTGAACGCATGGGTAACGAGGTGCTGCTGGACGCGGGAGTCGTCACACGCTGCCGCAGGCGCGTGCATCTCGACCACGATCCGACCATGCGAGGTGTGCCGCTTTCGCCGCCCGATCCGGCCGCTGAGCAGCGGATCGCCGACGCCAGGGACCACAGGGCGGCGATCGCCAGCCGGTTGAGGCAGGGGACGGAGGGTGAGTGGGCCGTCATCCCGAGGCTGACGGCCGTCGAGCGAGTCGAACTCACCGTGAACGCGCTCGCCGAGGGCATTCCGTTCATCTCGGGCGGCCTGCTGCCCGCCGACGAGGAGGGCGGCCGTCGCGGCGGAGTCGATCTGCTGGTCAGAACCGACGAGGGCTACGTCCCCGTCGTCGTGGTGCGCCACCGCATCACCGACCCCGGCGAGGGGGCGCCCACGACGGCGCTGACCGATCTCGACCCGGCACACGCGCGTGCGGACACCGATCGCAAGGTGCGATCCCACCCCCGTGACCAGCTGAAACTCGTGCACGTCCGCAAGCTGCTCGCGGCGGCCGGATTCGCAGAGCGACGGCGAACGGTCGGTGGTGCCATCGGCCTCGATGCCGATGTCGTCGTATGGCACGACCTGAGTGCGCCGACCTGGCCCGGCGGCCGCACCGCGATCGACGAGTACGAGGAGCGGTTCGCCGACCGGCTCGCCGTCGCCACCGCCGCGGCCACCCGCGGCGAGGCACTTGCCGAACCCTCGCGGATCCTTGAGTGCAGGCGGTGCCCGTGGTGGCCGGTGTGCGAGGCGGACCTGAACAGGGTCAGGGACGTCAGCCTCGTCGTGCGCGGTGAGGACGCCTCGGAATTGCGCAAGGCCGGGGTGTCCACGGTGGACAAGCTGGCCGCGCTCGACGCGGCCGACGAGTCGCCGATCGTGTGGACGGGTACGACGTTCTCCGACGCCGTCGCCCTCGCGAGGGCGTGGCTCGCGGATCTGACGGTAGTGCGCAGGGTCGACGAGGTCACCGTGCCGAGAGCGGACGTCGAGGTCGACATCGACATGGAGAGCTTCGGCGACTCGGGTGCCTACCTGTGGGGTTGCCTGCTCGGCGGCGCCGACATCGGGCTGCCCCGTGGCTACCGGGCTTTCGCGACGTGGGAGCCGTTGCCGACACAGGACGAGGCCCGTTCGTTCGCCGAGTTCTGGGCGTGGCTTTCCGATGTCAGGCAGCGGACGGCGGCCGCGGGTCTCACCTTCCGCGCCTACTGTTACAACGCGCTTGCGGAGAACCGCTGGCTTTTCGGTTCGATCGAGCGATTCGCCGGGATGGAAGGTATTCCCGGCAGGGTCGAGCTGAAGTCCTTTGTCGACTCCGAGGAGTGGGTCGATCTCTTCCGCAGCGTCTCCGACCAGTTCCTGTGCTCGCACGGCAAGGGGCTTAAGGTCGTCGCTCCGGTCGCGGGTTTCCGGTGGCGCGATCCCGAAGCGGGCGGAGAGGCGTCGATGCGCTGGTATCGCGACGCCGTCGGCATGGACGGGGCCGCCCCCGATCCTGGTCAGCGCGAAAGATTGTTGCGGTACAACGAGGACGACGTGCTGGCGACGCAGGCGTTGCGCGAGTGGATGAGTGGTCCGGCGATGAAGAGCGTCCCGTTCATGGGCGACCTCTGAGAACGGGCGGCCCACCCGGCGAATTGTCCACAATGGATGCCGGGCGGGCCGGCGTGCTTACCGGGGTGCCATGCGCAGCGAACCGTCGAGACGGATGACCTCGCCGTTGAGGTAGTCGTGCTCGACGATGTCGATGGCGAGCTGTGCGTATTCATCCGGCCGGGCAAGGCGTTTCGGGAAGGGCACGCCTGCGGCGAGGCCCGCCCTGAACTCGTCGCTCACGGTGGCGAGCATCGGGGTGTCGACGATTCCGGGCGCGATGGTCATCACGCGGATGCCCTGCGAGGCCAGGTCGCGGGCAGCGGGGAGGGTCAGGCCGACGATGCCGCCTTTCGATGCCGAGTAGGCGACCTGCCCGATCTGGCCGTCGTAGGCCGCGACCGACGCTGTGTTGATCATGACCCCGCGCTGGTCGTCGGCGAGCGGTTCGGTTTTGGCGATGGCCTCCGCCGCGACGGTGACGACGTTGAAGGTGCCGATCAGGTTGATCTCGACGACCTTGCGGAACAGGTCGAGGTCGTGCGCTCCCCGCTTGGAGAGGATCCTGGCCGATGGCCCGATGCCAGCGCAGTTGACCACGGTGCGCAGCGGGACGCCGGAACTCGCCGCGGTCTCGACACCGGAACGCACCTGGTCGGGATCGGTCACGTCGGTTTCGACGTAGCTGATGCCCTCGACCTGCTCCGCGTTCTGGATGGCTGGACCGAGGTCGAGGGCGAACACGCGAGCGCCCTTCGCGGCGAGCGCCTTCGCGGTCGCGCCGCCCAGTCCGGAAGCGCCGCCCGTGACGATGGCTGCGGTGTCGGCGATCTGCATGTGCTGTCCTCTCCTACGTGGCAAAACCCGCCACTAGGTTAACGCTCGTTCGCGTAGATTCGGCCCCGCACTGTGGCCGTGCTCACGGTGGCTCACCGGGTGGTGAGCCGACGTCGCTTTGGTGGAGAGTTGCCGCCAACCTGGGCGAATAACGCACAATGTCCCTGTTCAGGGCGTTGCTCCCAGGAAATCCGCGATTACACGTAGATTTCGAACCGTTACCGTTAGTTGAGCAAACAAAGCTTTCGCGTTTAGGGTCGGCGGGTGTTCACAACCAGACCTGAGCTCGTCGGTACGCGCGGCATGGTGGCCTCGACGCATTGGCTTGCCTCCTCCGCGGGGATGGCGGTACTCGAAGACGGCGGCAACGCCTTCGATGCCGCCGTCGCGGCCGGGTTCGTGCTCCAGGTCGCGGAACCGCATCTCAACGGGCCGGCCGGTCAGGTTCCCGCGCTCTTCGCGACCGCCTCGAACCGCACGCCGAGGGTGCTGTGCGGTCAGGGCGTCGCTCCCGCCGCCGCGACTCCCGAGTACTACGCCGATCTCGGTCTCGACCTGATTCCCGGCAGCGGCCTGCTTTCCGCGACCGTGCCGGGAGCATGGGACGCCTGGCTGCTGCTCTTGCGCGATCACGGAACCAAGCGACTGCGGGATGTGCTGTCCTACGCCATTTCCTATGCGTGGAACGGTGTTCCCGTCGTTCCCACGATGACCCAGACGATCGACTCGGTCGCCGAACTGTTCGCCGTCCACTGGCCGAGTTCGGCGCGGCTATGGTTGCCTGCCGGTGAGACACCGGCGCCAGGATCCTTGCACCGCAACCCGACCCTCGCTCGTACCTGGCAGCGCCTGCTCGGCGAGGCCGAGCAGGCGCAGGGAAGGGAAGCGCAGATCGACGCCGCGAGGAGGGCGTGGTCGCACGGGTTCGTCGCCGAGACCATCGGTGCGTTCTGCGAGACGGCCTACCGCGACGATTCCGGGGCGGCGCACGCCGGACTGCTCACGGCTGCCGACCTCGCCTCGTGGGAGGCGACCTACGAGGACGCGGTGATCACCGAGTTCGACGACTGCACGCTCGTGAAGTGCGGGCCGTGGACGCAGGGGCCCGTGCTGGCGCAGCAACTCCGGTTGCTGGAAGGCTTTCGCGACGAGCTGTCCTATGTGGATGGAGTGCCGACGGCGGCGACGATCCACCTCGCGACCGAGTGCGCGAAACTTGCCTTCGCCGACAGGGAAGCCTGGTACGGCGACACCGGCGAGGTCGACCTCGACCTCCTGCTTTCGGCGGACTACGCGGCGCAGCGGCGGAAACTCGTCGGTGACACCGCGTGCGCCGAATTGCGACCTGGCGGGCCGGCCCCGGTGTTGCCGAAGATCCTCGCCGAAACGCTCGGCGGCCAGCCCGCGATGGGCCCGCACGGCGAACCGGTGGTGAACCGTGCCGGAACGACGAGGGGAGACACCGTCCACATCGACGTGGTCGACGCCGATGGCAACATGGTGTCGGCGACGCCGTCCGGCGGCTGGTTGCAGTCCTCGCCGACCATTCCCGAACTGGGTTTCTGTCTCGATTCGCGGGCGCAGATGTTCTGGCTCGAACAGGGCTTGCCCAACTCGCTCGCGCCGGGCAAGCGGCCCCGCATCACGCTGTCGCCTTCGATGACGTTGCGGGGAGGGGAGCCGACGCTCGCCTTCGGCACGCCAGGTGGTGATCAGCAGGACCAGTGGCAACTCTGCTTCCTGCTCGCTCACAAAATCGCCGAGATGAATCTCCAGCAGGCGATCGACGCTCCCGCGTGGCACAGCACGGCTTTTCCCAGTTCGTTCTATCCGCGACCGTGGACCGAACGCGGGCTCGTGGTGGAGTCGCGGGTCGGCGAGCCGGTGCTCGCCCAACTAGCCGACCGTGGTCACGACATCGTCGTCGCGGGGCCGTGGGAACTCGGAAGGCTTTCCGCCGTTTCCCGCGACCCCGCGAGCGGGATCCTGCGTGCCGCGGCCAACGCCAGAGGTATGCAGGGTTACGCCGTCGGGCGCTGAACTCTCACGAAGGGTCTTCGGCGATCACCCAGTATTCGGTGAACCGGCCGGATTCGTGCCGGAGCAGGTCATGGCCGTGGAACTCGACCGGCGAACCCTGATAGCTGCCCTTTCCTCGCCACCTGGCCGCGATGAGGTCGCCATCGCCGATGGGCCCGACAACGGCCTCGAAGGTCAGCTCGTCGAACATCTCCCTGCCCTCGCGGATGACCGCCGCGAGTTCGTCGGGGCCGTGGACGAGGCCGGGTCTTCCCGGCCAGCTTCCGACGAAATCGGGTGCGACGACCTCGGCCGCGATTCCTTCCAAAGTGGACAGGTTGCCGTTCCACAGTTCGCCGAGCCAGCGTTGGTACAGCGTGCTCGCCTCGCTCATGCCTGCCACAACCAAAACTCGATTCCCTGGTTGTCGACGCAGTCGGCGGTGCGCCCGTACGGTTCCTGCTTGACTTCCCTCACCTGACCCTCACTGTTCCTCACTCGCGTCACCGCGGCGTCCAGATCGTCCACCGCGTACATCAACTTCCAACCGTCGTAGGACTGCCCGCCCCACAGACCGGAGTCGGGAAGTCCGCTGCCTTCGATGCGCGATGCCCTCGGCACCCTGCCCTCACCGAACTGCCAGCCCAGTACCGCGCCGTAGAACGCCTTCGCGGCTTCGTCGTCGCCGACCGTGAGGGTGAAGTAGCC comes from the Prauserella marina genome and includes:
- a CDS encoding SDR family NAD(P)-dependent oxidoreductase, whose product is MQIADTAAIVTGGASGLGGATAKALAAKGARVFALDLGPAIQNAEQVEGISYVETDVTDPDQVRSGVETAASSGVPLRTVVNCAGIGPSARILSKRGAHDLDLFRKVVEINLIGTFNVVTVAAEAIAKTEPLADDQRGVMINTASVAAYDGQIGQVAYSASKGGIVGLTLPAARDLASQGIRVMTIAPGIVDTPMLATVSDEFRAGLAAGVPFPKRLARPDEYAQLAIDIVEHDYLNGEVIRLDGSLRMAPR
- a CDS encoding gamma-glutamyltransferase family protein, which produces MFTTRPELVGTRGMVASTHWLASSAGMAVLEDGGNAFDAAVAAGFVLQVAEPHLNGPAGQVPALFATASNRTPRVLCGQGVAPAAATPEYYADLGLDLIPGSGLLSATVPGAWDAWLLLLRDHGTKRLRDVLSYAISYAWNGVPVVPTMTQTIDSVAELFAVHWPSSARLWLPAGETPAPGSLHRNPTLARTWQRLLGEAEQAQGREAQIDAARRAWSHGFVAETIGAFCETAYRDDSGAAHAGLLTAADLASWEATYEDAVITEFDDCTLVKCGPWTQGPVLAQQLRLLEGFRDELSYVDGVPTAATIHLATECAKLAFADREAWYGDTGEVDLDLLLSADYAAQRRKLVGDTACAELRPGGPAPVLPKILAETLGGQPAMGPHGEPVVNRAGTTRGDTVHIDVVDADGNMVSATPSGGWLQSSPTIPELGFCLDSRAQMFWLEQGLPNSLAPGKRPRITLSPSMTLRGGEPTLAFGTPGGDQQDQWQLCFLLAHKIAEMNLQQAIDAPAWHSTAFPSSFYPRPWTERGLVVESRVGEPVLAQLADRGHDIVVAGPWELGRLSAVSRDPASGILRAAANARGMQGYAVGR
- a CDS encoding ester cyclase, whose amino-acid sequence is MSEASTLYQRWLGELWNGNLSTLEGIAAEVVAPDFVGSWPGRPGLVHGPDELAAVIREGREMFDELTFEAVVGPIGDGDLIAARWRGKGSYQGSPVEFHGHDLLRHESGRFTEYWVIAEDPS